From one Vicinamibacterales bacterium genomic stretch:
- a CDS encoding HAMP domain-containing sensor histidine kinase: MSVPSHDSPVTFFAPPERVPMTTIVRQRELLAAEPVVGTLLESFPEPAAIINDHRQIVRANLRFEQLAKRSEGELLGLRVGQAIGCQNSESEPAGCGTTPACALCGAARATARTQSIGEPTGEECRLTLKPELGGDSLDLQVWTTPIEIAGGRFAVFAIRDTSGEQRRRVLERMFFHDVLNAAGGLRDILRLWPHLTPEEAVEFSGRIAPLAAQVVEEIEAQRDLAAAERGELTARPVEIDVRELIEDLVNLYRHHSVATGKSIAVNMAGEATIITDGMLLRRVLGNLVKNALEASGAGQSVTISFESGLPTRFAVHNESVMPDAVRLQVFQRSFSTKGGRGRGVGTYSARLLAERHLRGRLTFTSAPGQGTIFVLELTAQEGTTS, encoded by the coding sequence ATGAGCGTGCCGTCCCACGACTCGCCGGTCACCTTCTTCGCTCCTCCCGAGCGCGTGCCGATGACGACCATCGTCCGCCAGCGAGAGCTCCTGGCGGCTGAACCGGTCGTGGGAACCCTGCTCGAGAGCTTTCCCGAGCCGGCCGCCATCATCAACGACCACCGACAGATCGTGAGGGCGAACCTCCGGTTCGAGCAGTTGGCGAAGAGATCTGAGGGCGAACTGCTGGGCCTGCGCGTGGGACAGGCCATCGGCTGTCAAAACAGTGAGAGCGAGCCGGCCGGGTGCGGAACGACCCCCGCCTGCGCCCTGTGCGGCGCGGCGCGCGCGACCGCCAGGACACAGTCAATCGGCGAGCCTACCGGCGAGGAGTGCCGGCTGACGCTGAAACCGGAACTCGGCGGCGACTCGCTCGACCTGCAGGTCTGGACGACGCCGATCGAGATCGCGGGCGGGCGCTTCGCGGTATTTGCGATTCGCGACACCAGCGGCGAACAGCGGCGGCGCGTGCTCGAGCGGATGTTCTTCCACGACGTCCTGAACGCGGCGGGCGGGCTTCGCGACATCCTGAGACTCTGGCCGCATCTCACGCCGGAGGAGGCTGTGGAGTTCAGCGGCCGGATCGCGCCGCTGGCCGCGCAGGTCGTCGAGGAGATCGAAGCGCAGCGCGACCTGGCGGCCGCCGAGCGGGGCGAACTCACGGCGCGGCCTGTTGAGATCGACGTTCGCGAGTTGATCGAGGATCTGGTCAACCTGTACCGGCACCACTCGGTTGCGACCGGCAAGAGCATCGCGGTGAACATGGCCGGAGAGGCGACCATCATCACCGACGGGATGCTGCTGCGCCGCGTGCTGGGCAACCTCGTCAAGAATGCGCTCGAAGCGTCGGGCGCCGGCCAGTCGGTCACCATCTCGTTCGAAAGCGGACTGCCCACGCGCTTTGCGGTGCACAACGAGAGCGTGATGCCCGATGCCGTCAGGCTGCAGGTCTTTCAGCGGTCGTTCTCGACCAAGGGCGGGCGCGGTCGCGGGGTCGGCACCTACAGCGCGCGGTTGCTCGCCGAACGTCATCTGCGCGGACGGCTCACGTTCACGTCCGCTCCAGGACAAGGCACCATCTTCGTGCTCGAACTGACTGCCCAGGAAGGCACCACGTCGTGA
- a CDS encoding YigZ family protein translates to MKVRSTSEFALTVERSRFYALLSPLGSADEMDALLRLRKRDYRKANHHCWAHRLRDPSGTVLEASKDDGEVGHPGRVLLELLRKHDIEGALVVSRIFGGVKLGVGGVSRAFRDAGQAAINKQTG, encoded by the coding sequence GTGAAGGTGCGCAGCACCAGCGAGTTCGCGCTCACGGTGGAACGCTCGCGCTTCTACGCCCTGCTCTCGCCCCTCGGATCGGCCGATGAGATGGATGCGCTGCTACGCCTCCGCAAGCGCGACTACCGCAAGGCCAACCACCACTGCTGGGCTCATCGCCTCCGCGACCCGTCCGGCACCGTGCTGGAGGCGTCCAAGGATGACGGCGAGGTCGGCCACCCGGGACGGGTGCTGCTGGAACTCCTGAGGAAACACGACATCGAAGGCGCGCTCGTCGTCTCGCGGATCTTCGGGGGCGTGAAGCTCGGGGTCGGCGGCGTCTCTCGCGCCTTCCGGGACGCCGGACAGGCGGCGATCAACAAGCAGACTGGGTAG